ccatCTAGTGCatgatctgcactcagagagttatcactgttatctgtggtgttacataggactgcaggtgccatCTATTGCATGATCTGCACTCAGagtgttatcactgttatctgtggtgttacataggactgcaggtgacatctactacattatctgtacttagagagatatcactgtgttatctgtggtgttacataggactgcaggtgacatctactacattacctgtactcagagacatcactgtgttatctgtggtgttacataggactgcaggtgacatctactacattatctgtactcagagagttatcactgtgttatctgtggtattacataggactgcaggtaacatctactatattatctgtactcagagagtgatcactgtgttatctgtgatattacataggactgcagattacatctactacattatctgtgctcagagagttatcactgtgctatctgtggtgttacataggactgcaggtgacctctactacattatctgtacttagagagatatcactgtgttatctgtggtgttacataggactgcaggtgacatctactacattatctctacttagagagatatcactgtgttatctgtggtgttacataggactgcaggtgacatctactacattatctgtacttagagagtTGTCACCGTGTtatctgcggtgttacataggactgcaggtggcatctactacattatctgtactcagagagttatcactgtgttatctgtggtgttacataggactgcaggtgacatctactacattatctgtactcagagagctatcactgtgttatctgtggtgttacataggactgcaggtgacatctactacattatctgtacttagagagtTGTCACCGTGTtatctgcggtgttacataggactgcaggtggcatctactacattatctgtactcagagagatatcactgtgttatctgtggtgttacataggactgcaggtgacatctactacattatctgtactcagagagctatcactgtgttatctgtgtgattacatgggactgcaggtgacatctactacattatctgtactcagagagttatcactgtgctatctgtggtgttacataggactgcaagtgacatctactacattatctgtactcagagagctatcactgtgttatctgtgtgattacatgggactgcaggtgacatctactacattatctgtactcagagagttatcactgtgctatctgtggtgttacataggactgcaagtggcatctactacattatctgtactcagagacttatcactgtgttatttatggtgttacataggactgcagctgacatctgctacattttctgtgctcagagagttatcactgtgttatcagtggtgttacataggactgcaggtgccatCTAGTGCatgatctgcactcagagagttatcactgttatctgtggtgttacataggactgcaggtgccatCTAGTGCatgatctgcactcagagagttatcactgttatctgtggtgttacataggactgcaggtgccatCTATTGCATGATCTGCACTCATGTCCAGATTTCATCCTGAAAAGACAAGTAATTGACGATTACACATGAGGATGGAATGTTCTGTTTCTCGTAAGAATGTTCAGACACTTTTTAATACAAACAAGACAAACAGTTATCACAGGAGACACAGACACTTGGTGGTTGTCATCTCCTGGAGTGGTGCACACTTTGTGGTTATGATTGCTATGAAGGTATAACATTTGGGGTTGCACTCTCATTTTATGGGCACAGATCCGCTGGACAGACGTAGCAAGCTGATAACTTTTTCCAGAATCCACCGGACCTCTGGACACTTATACTTTGTAGCTTGCATGGTGCCTACACTTGTTCTTAGCACAGAATGCAGCCCATTGATAGCACAGTCCAAGCACAAGTCCACATTTCTTTAGGCTTATGTACCACTATCACTAGCCACAATAATGCTCTTGACAACTTTGGTCCATGCCATGCAGAAAGTCCATCCTGATGATTAAGTGCTTAGGGTCTGATGCAATGCCCTGTCCCCAATATGCAGTCAATGGCTTTCAAAATTCAGGCAACCCAGCCTCACAGATCTACAGATCTCACCCTCAGCATACATACAGTaggtgaaataaatattgaacgCATCACCAACATtttaagtaaatctatttctaaagctGCTATTGACATGCAATTTTCCCCAGATGTCgggaacaacccatccaatccacacaggcaaagaaagcaccatatatgtccataaattatatgtaataatgagaaatgacacagggaaaaagttttGAACACGTAAAGAAAGAGAGGAGCAAAAGGACCTAAAAAGTCTTGACACCGGCTGAGGTTTATCAGTATTAGAAAGCAACCCGGCCGCTTagtgacaaataatatcagctggttcatttGAAGGCCAATAAAAACGTGTTTCATTACCAAGgttccacacaagaaacatctcatgatgggtaaaaccagtgagctgtctcaagaccttcacaaccttattgttacaAAACATACTGATTGAATTACACAGTAGTTTAAAAATATCCCTGTTAATGCCGACACCTCAGCCCCACAGATCTACAAGTCTCACCCTTATCATACATACAGTAGGTGTTCACGCTTTGAGTCCAACATAAAGCTGAGTAGTGTATCTTAAAATTGAAGTCTTCATGATTCTCACTTGTACCCGAAGTGACCCATCGGGGCTCCTTTAACATGAGACCACAATGATAGCTTTGGTGCACCACGAGTGACCACGATTCCTTTGATTTAGGAATTGGTGAGGTTCCAAACCTAGAGATCTCATGTATTGTGATTTATGTGTTGCATTGTCTTCTCTTGTTCCTCACACATTTCTTTATGAACATTCcatgtttttcttacttttttttttttcaggtatgtTCAAATGGCAAATTATTCCCAAAAAGTTTACTTTGAACTAGTTGGGTTTTCAGAAGTCCCAGAGAAATATAACCTTGCAATTTCTTTCATCATGCTTATCATATATAATGCATCACTTGTAGCTAATGGTGCCGTCATCCTTCTGATATTTGGAAGCCATCATCTACAACAACCCATGTACATCTTGATTGCCAACCTGGCCCTGTCTGACCTGCTCTTTAACACCATCACCTTGCCAAAATTCATTGCCAAGTATTGGTTTGATGCTGGAAGAATGTCTCTCCTTGAATGTTTCTTGCAGATGTTCCTCATCCATTGGTTGGGCATCTTGGATGGGTTCATTCTCACACTGATGGGTGGAGACCGCTGTGTGGCTATCTGTAAGCCATTAAGATACTCTTCGATAATCACCCATAGAGTCACCGTTGTGAGTTGTAGTGTCAGCTGGCTCTTAGCCGCCATCTCAGTCATTGTGAATcccacattaatttcacaacttccGTTCCCCAAACAGACCAAAATCTACAACTGTTTTTGTTCCAGTTCGACTCTCATGCGTTCGGCCTACGGAGATGTCAATAGCACAAGACAGATCCTTTTGATTGTAGCCATGAACATCCTCCTTATCCCATTGGCTACCATTCTGTTGTCTTACATCATCATCATCAAAATGATCTACTTTTCCGGCTCTTCCAGTAACTGGCAGAAGGTCTTCTACACGTGCACCACGCACTTGGTGGTCATCAGCCTCTACTTCATCCCGCGGGTTTTCATCTACATCGCCAATTATGTCAAACTCATTTTACACCCTGATATCAATCTCCTGATTCTTTGCCTTTACTCTTATTTTCCCCATATAGCCAACCCCATCATCTACTGTTTCAGGACTGAGGAGATCAAAAACACCATCGGAAACCTCCTCAGGAGGAAAATTGTCTTCACGTAGTGAGGAGGACCCACGAGAATCTTGTTATTCCAACTTATTCCTGAAATGACTGTGTTTTACCTCGATCCTGATTTTTCTTTAGTTTTCTCTTAGATTTTACTAAAGGTAATATTGATCTTGTAGTTGCGTGTGTTTGAAATAGATGAGTGGATCTGAAAAATTAGCATTTTTGGTGTTTCGTCAACAGTGGAAATTCCTTCTGCGGAGCTGCGGTTCCTTCATGTAAAACAATGAGCAAAGAAAAAAATATGGATCTGTATTTAAGGGGCCCTGGGGTAAGATGAAGTTACCGACCCTGTCTGATGAGACTCCCACCAATTGCCAAACTCTTTCGGCTGCCACTCCATTCATTATTTACAGGACTGCCAAGATGGCCGAGTTCTCTACTTGGCTGTCGTTAGCAGTTCCATGGAGAATCACCGAGCCATTCTAGGTTTTATTGATTGGACCACCATAAAATTAGTAGGTAATAACTTCTTGTTTCCTCTACACCCCTTTAAAGAGCTGGTCCTTTTGAAACAAGTTATTACCTATAGAAAGATAAGATGACAACTTATTGATCATGGGTATCTGACCGCTGGGACCCCAATCAATCGGCAGATTAGGGAACTTACATCCTCGACACAGAACGTCTAGCCCCGATATAAccccttatccgagcatgctcgcccatcactactgatactggacaaccccctttaatgaGCAGTGCTACTGTCTCTATTGGGCCTGGTAATGAGATAACTGGTGGGTGCTTCCCCATCAATAATCTTGGTCCTGGCAGATCAGCTGGAGTCACTGGTTGGAGTATTTTTCCCTTGGGAAAACTTTATACTGAAATTAAATATATGATATAACTTTTAACTCCCTTCAATTTCGTTCTCCCCATGGGATAAAttgtatataaataaaattaattttcatttttaagaattaaataaaataaaaaaaataaagcaaaaataaaaaggtAAAATCAGACACAACCAGCAAAAACCCCAATATATATAATGAATAATATAAGTATAAAACAAAACATTAGGGCCATTAAACCACTGTGGTCTCAAAATGTGTCTGGGGGTCTAGGACAAAGCAATTGGGTTTGTCAACTATAATATAGCAGAAATATGGTTTAAAGGGGTTGTGTCGGGTTGAATGACAGTTCGGACCATTGCTATTGTTGCCCTGTTTTAAATTCAATacccaaaggtaaaaaaaaaaatcacattttaaccatccaaaataaaacatgaCTTTTAATTGTTAAATGAAAATATGATTTACCAGTGCAAATCACATATTATGGTGCAGATTAAATTATACTCTGCTCCTCATTGGTtctatgtacagggtgggccatttatatggatagaccAGGGTGGGTTATGTATATGGatagacctgggtgggccatgtatatggatagacCTGGGTGGGTTATGTATATGGATAGACCTGGGTGGCGCATGTATACGGatagacctgggtgggccatgtatacggatagacctgggtgggccatgtatacggatagacctgggtgggccatgtataaggATAGACCTgggtaggccatttatatggatagacctgggtgggccatgtatacggatagacctgggtgggccatgtatacagatagacctgggtgggccatgtatatggatagacctgggtgggccatgtataaggatagacctgggtgggccatgtatacggatagacctgggtgggccatgtatacggatagacctgggtgggccatgtataaggatagacctgggtgggccatttttatggatagacctgggtgggccatgtatatggatagacctgggtgggccatgtatatgtatAGACTAGGGTGGCGCATGTATACGGATAGACTGgggtaggccatttatatggatagacctgGGTGGGGCATGTATATGGATAgaccagggtgggccatgtatatggatagacCTGTATGGGCCATTTTTATGGatagacctgggtgggccatttatatggatagacctgggtgggccatgtatatggatagaccagggtgggccatttatacggATAGACCTGTATGGGCCATTTTTATGGATAGACctcggtgggccatgtatatggatagacctgggtgggccatgtatatgtatAGACT
The Ranitomeya imitator isolate aRanImi1 chromosome 3, aRanImi1.pri, whole genome shotgun sequence genome window above contains:
- the LOC138671833 gene encoding olfactory receptor 2AT4-like; amino-acid sequence: MANYSQKVYFELVGFSEVPEKYNLAISFIMLIIYNASLVANGAVILLIFGSHHLQQPMYILIANLALSDLLFNTITLPKFIAKYWFDAGRMSLLECFLQMFLIHWLGILDGFILTLMGGDRCVAICKPLRYSSIITHRVTVVSCSVSWLLAAISVIVNPTLISQLPFPKQTKIYNCFCSSSTLMRSAYGDVNSTRQILLIVAMNILLIPLATILLSYIIIIKMIYFSGSSSNWQKVFYTCTTHLVVISLYFIPRVFIYIANYVKLILHPDINLLILCLYSYFPHIANPIIYCFRTEEIKNTIGNLLRRKIVFT